A single window of Pieris napi chromosome 8, ilPieNapi1.2, whole genome shotgun sequence DNA harbors:
- the LOC125051833 gene encoding general odorant-binding protein 28a-like — protein sequence MTADQKAMIHAHFEKIGAECIKEHQISVDDIKNLRAKKLPTGENAPCFLSCVLKKIGVMDDKGMLQKESAIELAKKVFNDDEELKMLEDYLHSCSHINGESVSDGEKGCERAILAFKCMSDNASQFGLEL from the exons ATGACTGCAGACCAGAAGGCGATGATCCATGCgcattttgaaaaaattggaGCCGAATGTATCAAGGAACATCAAATATCTGTGGACGATATAAAAAACTTGAGAGCTAAGAAGTTGCCAACGGGCGAAAACGCTCCGTGTTTCCTGTCTTGTGTATTGAAGAAAATCGGCGTT atGGATGACAAAGGAATGCTTCAAAAGGAGTCAGCCATAGAATTAGCCAAAAAAGTCTTCAATGATGACGAAGAGCTTAAAATGCTTGAAGATTATCTTCATTCCTGTTCCCATA TAAACGGTGAAAGTGTAAGTGATGGTGAAAAGGGCTGTGAGCGCGCAATTCTTGCTTTCAAGTGCATGTCTGACAATGCATCCCAg TTTGGCTTGGAGTTGTGA